The following are encoded in a window of Pseudomonas sp. JQ170C genomic DNA:
- a CDS encoding AraC family transcriptional regulator, producing the protein MTALVRAASLTNYLEVSRHLGLNPHALLAHVGLSAALLDDPNQRLPVASVITLLEESAQASGCETFGLRMAELRQLSDFGEISLLLSHQRTLRDALQVIVQYRHLLNDALAIHIEEAGKTVIIREEVVSDLPHRGRQSIELAIGVMLRLCAALLGAHWHPISANFTHTAPADLSIHRRIFGCKLVFGSEFNGIVCPAADLDTANPLANQAMARLAQRYLDTLQAGGKLSLELEMRKTIYLLLPMGRATIEQVAQTQGMNVRTLQRRLEEIGVTFSDLVNGVRRDLVIRYLENPNYSLGRIADMLGYSMPSSFTRWFIAQFGMPPASWRAQHGVQMR; encoded by the coding sequence ATGACCGCCCTCGTACGTGCTGCAAGCTTGACCAACTACCTCGAAGTATCCCGTCACCTGGGGCTCAACCCCCATGCCCTGCTGGCCCATGTAGGCCTGAGCGCCGCACTCCTGGACGACCCCAACCAGCGCCTGCCGGTGGCCAGCGTAATTACCCTGCTGGAAGAATCGGCCCAGGCCAGTGGCTGCGAGACCTTCGGCCTGCGCATGGCCGAGCTGCGCCAACTGTCGGACTTCGGTGAAATCAGCCTGTTGCTCAGCCACCAGCGCACCCTGCGCGATGCGCTTCAAGTCATCGTCCAGTACCGCCATTTACTCAACGACGCCCTGGCCATTCATATAGAAGAAGCCGGCAAGACCGTAATCATTCGCGAAGAGGTGGTCAGCGACCTGCCTCACCGGGGGCGCCAGTCCATCGAACTGGCCATCGGCGTGATGCTGCGCCTGTGCGCTGCCCTGCTGGGGGCCCACTGGCATCCGATCAGCGCCAACTTCACCCATACCGCCCCGGCCGACTTGTCGATTCACCGGCGCATCTTTGGCTGCAAGCTGGTGTTTGGCAGTGAGTTCAACGGCATCGTCTGCCCGGCGGCCGACCTCGACACCGCCAACCCACTGGCCAACCAGGCCATGGCACGGCTGGCGCAGCGCTACCTGGACACCCTGCAGGCTGGCGGCAAGCTGTCGCTGGAACTGGAGATGCGCAAGACCATCTACCTGCTGCTGCCCATGGGCCGCGCCACCATCGAACAGGTGGCCCAGACCCAGGGCATGAATGTGCGCACCTTGCAACGGCGCCTGGAGGAAATTGGCGTGACCTTCAGCGACCTGGTCAACGGCGTGCGCCGCGACCTGGTGATCCGTTACCTGGAGAACCCCAACTATTCACTGGGGCGCATTGCCGACATGCTCGGCTATTCGATGCCCAGTTCCTTCACCCGCTGGTTCATCGCCCAGTTCGGCATGCCGCCGGCCAGCTGGCGGGCCCAGC
- a CDS encoding RBBP9/YdeN family alpha/beta hydrolase produces MEKLHTAATVLIVPGLRDHVAEHWQTLLQARLAKVRSVPPLQVNGLDCTARVEAIQHEIEQIEGDVLLVAHSAGVLMVAHWAARYQRPIKGALLAAPPDLEAQWPAHYPSPDSLRANGWSPLPMTPLPFPSIVAASSNDHLASLEAASAMARGWGSQLLELGEVGHLNPAAGFGPWPKAEALIHMLDR; encoded by the coding sequence GTGGAAAAACTGCATACCGCCGCTACTGTCCTGATCGTTCCCGGCCTGCGTGATCATGTTGCCGAACACTGGCAGACCCTGCTCCAGGCGCGCCTGGCCAAAGTCCGCTCAGTGCCACCGCTGCAGGTCAACGGCCTCGACTGCACAGCACGGGTCGAAGCGATCCAGCACGAAATCGAACAGATCGAGGGCGATGTACTGTTGGTCGCGCACAGCGCCGGTGTACTGATGGTCGCCCATTGGGCCGCGCGTTATCAGCGACCGATCAAGGGCGCACTGCTGGCGGCACCGCCGGACCTCGAGGCGCAGTGGCCCGCCCACTACCCAAGCCCCGACAGCCTGCGCGCCAATGGCTGGAGCCCGCTGCCGATGACGCCGCTGCCGTTCCCGAGCATTGTCGCCGCCAGCAGCAACGATCACCTGGCAAGTCTTGAAGCCGCCAGCGCCATGGCCCGTGGCTGGGGCAGCCAGCTACTGGAGCTGGGCGAAGTCGGTCATCTCAATCCTGCCGCGGGGTTCGGTCCCTGGCCCAAGGCCGAAGCCCTGATTCACATGCTCGACCGCTAA
- a CDS encoding DUF1302 domain-containing protein, translated as MSKHRTHRAVKPQRCLLACAISLLALPGAQAFEVDTGSEDWAVRLDNTVKYNYGVRTESADKRMLATPNNNDGDYNFRKAGTNITNRVDLLTELDVIYQGNMGFRVSAASWYDKAYDNTGSNSNPFVNGNGDTSGINPSLNGLPGTGTPLGSPHLSNYAQRYYSGPSGEVLDAFVFMRTDIGENSQLSGKLGQHNLFWGETLLNPVHSLSYGQSGLDLAKLAASPGTEAKELFVPRNQLSTSFLVNSELTVGAQYFLDWDAARLPEAGTYYGGSDLVGEGAQSFLLGHTGTPGLIPVRGALTTIRRGHDLTPDKRGDWGVMAKWSPEWLGGTLGFYYRKTSEILPQAWLDARGLTVSRGPFGAPPASFQGAVGNLYNSLQTPTYQFAYADNIDVYGLSLSKDVAGVSVGSDLNIRHNMPLASIPAIVSAPGTGGLGGGFGLLPPRLASSGVVYDVPEDGDGMGATGQTLHWTLNGLMTIGDTPVFDSATLLGELFYSNLLKLDGHNEALYKGKSSYRGIDKPTRDNWGIAVNFTPTWYQVVPGVDMSMPLSINVGLDGVSPVQGGGAEDTGNYAVGVSAAVFNQYFVDLKYVDGFGKTQSCNNGQTDGTTPNALDGEQDYTCYGGGYASFSGGAATTEDRGALYLTLKTTF; from the coding sequence ATGTCAAAACATCGCACCCACCGTGCTGTGAAGCCACAGCGCTGTCTGCTGGCCTGCGCCATCAGCCTGCTCGCACTGCCAGGTGCCCAGGCGTTTGAAGTCGATACCGGCAGTGAAGACTGGGCCGTGCGCCTGGACAACACCGTCAAGTACAACTACGGCGTTCGCACTGAAAGCGCCGACAAGCGCATGCTCGCCACGCCGAACAACAACGATGGCGACTACAACTTTCGCAAGGCCGGTACCAACATCACCAACCGGGTAGACCTGCTCACCGAGCTGGACGTGATCTACCAGGGCAATATGGGCTTTCGTGTCAGTGCCGCCAGTTGGTACGACAAGGCCTATGACAACACCGGCTCCAATTCCAACCCGTTCGTCAACGGCAACGGTGACACCTCCGGCATCAACCCGAGCCTCAATGGCCTGCCAGGCACCGGCACGCCACTGGGCAGCCCGCACCTGAGCAACTACGCCCAGCGCTACTACAGCGGCCCGTCCGGCGAAGTGCTCGATGCATTCGTGTTCATGCGCACCGACATCGGCGAGAACTCGCAACTGAGCGGCAAGCTGGGCCAGCACAACCTGTTCTGGGGTGAGACCCTGCTCAACCCGGTGCACTCGCTCAGCTATGGCCAGTCGGGCCTGGACCTGGCCAAGCTCGCGGCCTCGCCCGGCACCGAAGCCAAAGAGTTGTTCGTACCGCGCAATCAGCTGTCCACCTCGTTCCTGGTGAACTCGGAACTGACCGTCGGCGCCCAGTACTTCCTGGACTGGGACGCAGCCCGCTTGCCTGAAGCCGGCACCTACTATGGCGGCTCGGACCTGGTGGGCGAGGGCGCCCAGAGCTTCCTCCTCGGCCATACCGGTACCCCCGGGCTGATCCCGGTGCGAGGGGCATTGACCACCATTCGCCGTGGCCATGACCTGACCCCGGACAAGCGCGGCGACTGGGGCGTAATGGCCAAGTGGTCGCCCGAGTGGCTGGGCGGAACCCTGGGCTTCTACTACCGCAAGACCTCCGAAATCCTCCCCCAGGCCTGGCTCGACGCCCGCGGCCTGACGGTATCGCGCGGCCCGTTCGGCGCGCCGCCCGCCAGCTTCCAGGGCGCGGTCGGCAACCTCTACAACTCGCTGCAAACCCCGACCTATCAGTTCGCCTACGCCGACAACATCGACGTGTATGGCCTGAGCCTGTCCAAGGACGTGGCCGGCGTCAGCGTCGGCAGCGACCTGAACATCCGCCATAACATGCCGCTGGCGAGCATTCCGGCGATTGTCAGTGCACCGGGTACCGGCGGCCTGGGCGGCGGTTTCGGCCTGTTGCCGCCGCGCCTGGCCAGCAGTGGCGTGGTCTACGACGTGCCCGAGGACGGCGACGGCATGGGCGCCACGGGCCAGACCCTGCACTGGACCCTCAACGGCCTGATGACCATCGGCGATACGCCGGTGTTCGACAGCGCCACCCTGCTGGGCGAGCTGTTCTACAGCAACCTGCTCAAGCTCGATGGCCACAACGAGGCCTTGTACAAGGGCAAGAGCAGCTACCGCGGCATCGACAAGCCCACCCGTGACAACTGGGGCATCGCCGTCAACTTCACCCCGACCTGGTACCAGGTGGTACCCGGCGTCGACATGAGCATGCCGCTGTCGATCAACGTGGGCCTGGACGGTGTGTCACCCGTGCAGGGCGGCGGCGCCGAGGACACCGGCAACTACGCCGTGGGCGTCAGCGCCGCGGTGTTCAACCAGTATTTTGTCGACCTCAAGTACGTCGACGGCTTTGGCAAGACCCAGTCGTGCAACAACGGCCAGACCGATGGCACGACTCCCAATGCCCTGGACGGCGAGCAGGACTACACCTGCTACGGCGGCGGGTACGCGTCTTTCTCTGGCGGCGCAGCCACTACCGAAGACCGTGGCGCGCTTTATCTGACCCTTAAGACCACATTCTGA
- a CDS encoding DUF1329 domain-containing protein, translated as MNYVHTLLATCLSLAALNTAQAAVSTEQAARLGTSLTAIGAEKAANADGSIPAYQGGLVTPPASYKSGESMRPDPFAGEKPLLVIDGKNADQYKGQLTATTLELLKRYPSFRVDVYPTHRTVALPQPVLDNTRKNAVGARSQEGGTAVDNVLPGIPFPIPQTGAEAMWNFLLRYQGVSMTAKYDSWNVDASGRPTLSTTGQANISYPIYEDMNKLIGAKDTYYQMKLSYTGPARRAGEAMMLRDAANPLVQPRSAWQYLPGQRRVKLAPNLAYDTPNPGTSGSGTYDDVFVFNGALDRYDWTLVGKQEMYVPYNTYQLTYHTDVKQLTTPNHLAPQFVRWEKHRVWVVEGKLKDGARHIYHKRRFYLDEDSWIALASDQYDARDQLYRGSFAFLSQSYDKQTPDATPFMIYDLIGGTYNLNGVVGAYGGIRYIEPLSRTQWSPESLAGAGIR; from the coding sequence ATGAACTACGTGCACACACTGTTGGCCACGTGCCTGTCGCTGGCTGCCCTCAATACCGCCCAGGCGGCCGTTTCCACCGAACAGGCCGCGCGCCTGGGCACCAGCCTGACCGCCATCGGCGCCGAAAAGGCGGCTAACGCCGACGGCTCGATTCCGGCCTACCAGGGCGGCCTGGTGACCCCACCGGCCAGCTACAAAAGCGGCGAAAGCATGCGCCCCGACCCGTTTGCCGGCGAAAAGCCGCTGCTGGTCATCGACGGCAAGAATGCCGACCAGTACAAGGGCCAGTTGACCGCCACCACCCTTGAACTGCTCAAGCGCTACCCCAGCTTTCGCGTCGACGTCTACCCGACCCACCGCACCGTCGCCTTGCCGCAACCGGTGCTGGACAACACCCGCAAGAACGCCGTCGGTGCGCGCAGCCAGGAGGGCGGCACCGCCGTCGACAACGTGCTGCCGGGCATTCCGTTCCCGATTCCGCAAACCGGCGCCGAAGCCATGTGGAACTTCCTGCTGCGCTACCAGGGCGTGAGCATGACCGCCAAGTACGACTCCTGGAACGTCGACGCCAGTGGCCGGCCAACCCTGTCTACCACCGGCCAGGCCAACATCAGTTACCCAATCTACGAGGACATGAACAAGCTGATCGGCGCCAAGGACACCTACTACCAGATGAAGCTGAGCTACACCGGGCCTGCCCGCCGTGCCGGCGAAGCGATGATGCTGCGCGATGCCGCCAACCCGCTGGTGCAGCCACGCAGCGCCTGGCAGTACCTGCCAGGGCAGCGCCGGGTCAAGCTGGCACCGAACCTTGCCTACGACACGCCCAACCCGGGTACCTCCGGCTCCGGCACCTACGATGACGTGTTCGTCTTCAACGGCGCGCTGGATCGCTACGACTGGACCCTGGTGGGCAAGCAGGAAATGTACGTGCCGTACAACACCTACCAGCTCACCTACCACACCGACGTCAAGCAACTGACCACGCCCAACCACCTGGCGCCGCAGTTCGTGCGCTGGGAGAAACACCGGGTGTGGGTGGTGGAAGGCAAGCTCAAGGACGGCGCCCGCCACATCTACCACAAGCGCCGCTTCTACCTGGACGAAGACAGCTGGATCGCTCTGGCATCGGACCAATACGACGCCCGTGATCAACTGTACCGCGGCTCGTTCGCCTTCCTCAGCCAGAGCTACGACAAGCAGACCCCGGATGCCACGCCCTTCATGATCTACGACCTGATCGGCGGCACCTACAACCTCAACGGCGTGGTCGGTGCCTATGGCGGCATCCGCTACATCGAGCCGCTGTCGCGTACCCAGTGGTCGCCCGAGTCGCTGGCCGGTGCCGGCATTCGTTAA
- a CDS encoding WD40/YVTN/BNR-like repeat-containing protein, with translation MYCLKRWTTLMVALLALHGTAQAATYVDVLDLPAMPSALASNSALRDVTTAGARLVAVGPRGHILYSDDLGSRWQQARVPVSADLNAVTFPTPELGWAVGNDGVILHSRDGGLSWQKQLDGRVLGEQVVAWYRAQAQAAPADERWTTWVAEGERLVAEGADKPLLDVWFRDADNGFAVGVFNLLLHTTDGGQHWTPWLDRTDNPQALHLTSLNEVDNTLYITGEQGLLLKLGADGQHFERLVTPYAGTYFGALGKPGVLLAYGLRGHVYRSNDGGQQWQAVPTGLSTSITAAGLDRAGQLWLSSQAGDVLVSRDDGASFTPVTQTARTPVSGATFDAASDLVLVGDRGVRTLAHE, from the coding sequence ATGTATTGTTTGAAGCGATGGACCACGCTGATGGTGGCGTTGCTGGCCCTGCACGGCACGGCCCAGGCAGCCACTTATGTAGACGTGCTGGACCTGCCGGCCATGCCCAGTGCCCTGGCCAGCAACAGCGCCTTGCGCGATGTGACCACGGCCGGGGCACGGCTGGTGGCGGTAGGACCGCGCGGGCACATTCTGTATTCCGATGACCTGGGCAGCCGCTGGCAACAAGCGCGGGTGCCGGTCAGTGCCGACCTCAATGCCGTCACGTTCCCGACCCCGGAGCTGGGTTGGGCAGTGGGCAATGACGGGGTGATCCTGCACAGCCGCGATGGCGGCCTGAGCTGGCAAAAGCAGTTGGACGGACGAGTGCTGGGCGAGCAGGTCGTAGCCTGGTACCGCGCCCAGGCCCAGGCCGCGCCGGCTGACGAACGCTGGACAACCTGGGTGGCGGAAGGCGAGCGGCTGGTGGCCGAAGGCGCCGACAAGCCGCTGCTGGACGTGTGGTTTCGCGATGCCGACAACGGCTTTGCCGTCGGCGTGTTCAACCTGCTGCTGCACACCACCGATGGCGGCCAGCACTGGACGCCGTGGCTTGATCGCACCGACAACCCGCAAGCCTTGCACCTGACCAGCCTGAATGAAGTCGACAACACGCTGTACATCACCGGCGAGCAGGGCCTGCTGCTCAAGCTCGGCGCCGATGGCCAGCACTTCGAGCGCCTGGTCACTCCTTACGCCGGCACCTACTTTGGCGCGCTTGGCAAACCGGGCGTGCTGCTGGCCTACGGCCTGCGCGGGCATGTGTACCGCAGCAACGATGGCGGTCAGCAGTGGCAAGCGGTGCCCACCGGATTGTCCACCAGCATTACCGCCGCCGGCCTGGACCGTGCCGGGCAACTGTGGCTGTCGAGCCAGGCCGGTGACGTACTGGTCAGCCGTGATGACGGCGCAAGCTTTACGCCGGTGACGCAAACGGCCCGTACCCCGGTCAGCGGGGCGACCTTCGATGCCGCGTCCGACCTGGTACTGGTAGGCGACCGTGGTGTGCGCACCCTGGCCCACGAATAA
- a CDS encoding efflux RND transporter permease subunit — MANIQQDTLPVIRNLSDFDARSGNLLERLVFNHRLPFVVCMLLVTLVLGFMALTRLELRPSFEKMIPQSHPYIQNYLNNRESLRGLGNSLRIVVENTQGDIFDPAYLQTLRHINDELFLAQGVDRAWMKSLWSPAVRWTEVTEEGFQGGPVMPDSYQGSPEDIQQLRQNIERANIVGSLVARDFKSSMLIVPLFDRDSATGRGIDYHAFSQKLEQLRSQYEAIGAENGEGHYKIHVIGFAKLMGDLIDGLIQVMLFFALAVVTTLVIIYLYTRCVRSTLLVVVCSLTAVVWQLGIVAWLGYAIDPYSILVPFLIFAIGVSHAAQKMNGIMQDIGRGTHRQIAARYTFRRLFVAGVTALLADAVGFAVLMLIDIPVIQDLAVTASIGVAVLIFTSLLLMPVALSYIGVGRKAAERALRIDSRAADHRGFGKLWDLLDRFTTRKWATAAVVIAALMGAGGFWVSLQLKIGDLDSGAPELHADSRYNRDNAYITGHYALSSDTFAVMIKTAPEGCLRYQTLVLADRLAWELQQYPGVQTTLSLTNAVRQITAGTYEGNPKLNSIQRNQDVLNYAAQQASVNAPELFNNDCSLMPVIAYLKDHKADTLNEVVAIAERFAQANSSDDRQFLLAAGSAGIEAATNIVVHEANRTMLLLVYLAVTVFCLITFRSWRATLVAVLPLMLTSVLCEALMVMMGIGVKVATLPVIALGVGIGVDYALYLLSVQLHYQRKGMSLSQAYENAVAFTGRVVGLVGITLAAGVVGWAWSPIKFQADMGILLTFMFLWNMLGALILIPALSYFLLPDHKARATAASPAPAKGQPLTTKAVECSQHV; from the coding sequence ATGGCCAACATCCAACAAGACACCCTGCCGGTGATCCGCAACCTCAGCGACTTCGATGCACGCTCCGGCAACCTGCTCGAACGCCTGGTGTTCAACCATCGGCTGCCGTTCGTGGTGTGCATGCTGCTGGTTACCCTGGTGCTGGGCTTCATGGCCCTGACGCGCCTGGAGTTGCGCCCAAGCTTCGAGAAGATGATTCCCCAGAGTCATCCCTATATTCAGAACTACCTGAACAACCGTGAGTCGCTGCGCGGCCTGGGCAACTCGCTGCGCATCGTGGTGGAGAACACCCAGGGCGATATTTTCGACCCGGCTTACCTGCAGACCCTGCGCCATATCAACGACGAGCTGTTCCTCGCCCAGGGCGTGGACCGCGCCTGGATGAAGTCGCTGTGGAGCCCGGCGGTGCGCTGGACCGAAGTCACCGAAGAGGGCTTCCAGGGCGGGCCGGTGATGCCCGACAGCTACCAGGGCTCGCCCGAGGATATCCAGCAACTGCGCCAGAACATCGAGCGCGCCAACATTGTCGGCAGCCTGGTGGCCCGCGATTTCAAGTCGAGCATGCTCATCGTGCCGCTGTTCGACCGCGACTCGGCCACCGGCCGCGGCATCGACTACCACGCGTTTTCGCAAAAGCTTGAACAGCTGCGCAGCCAGTACGAAGCCATCGGTGCCGAAAACGGCGAGGGCCACTACAAGATCCATGTGATCGGCTTTGCCAAGCTGATGGGCGACCTGATCGACGGGCTGATCCAGGTCATGCTGTTCTTCGCCCTGGCCGTGGTGACCACCCTGGTGATCATCTACCTCTATACCCGCTGCGTGCGCAGCACCTTGCTGGTGGTGGTGTGCTCGCTGACCGCCGTGGTGTGGCAGTTGGGCATCGTCGCCTGGCTGGGGTATGCCATTGACCCGTATTCGATCCTGGTGCCGTTCCTGATCTTCGCCATTGGCGTGTCCCACGCCGCGCAGAAAATGAACGGCATCATGCAGGACATCGGCCGTGGCACCCACCGCCAGATCGCCGCGCGCTACACCTTCCGCCGCCTGTTCGTGGCCGGTGTCACGGCGCTGCTGGCCGACGCCGTGGGCTTTGCCGTGCTGATGCTGATCGACATCCCGGTGATCCAGGACCTGGCCGTGACCGCCAGCATCGGCGTCGCGGTGCTGATCTTTACCTCGCTGCTGCTGATGCCGGTGGCGCTGTCGTACATCGGTGTCGGTCGCAAGGCGGCCGAGCGGGCGCTGCGCATCGACTCGCGGGCGGCCGACCATCGCGGCTTCGGCAAGCTCTGGGACCTGCTCGACCGCTTTACCACACGCAAATGGGCCACCGCCGCCGTGGTGATCGCCGCGCTGATGGGGGCAGGGGGCTTCTGGGTCAGCCTGCAACTGAAGATCGGCGACCTCGACAGCGGCGCCCCCGAGCTGCATGCCGACTCGCGCTACAACCGCGACAACGCCTACATCACCGGGCACTACGCGCTGTCCAGCGACACCTTCGCGGTGATGATCAAGACCGCCCCCGAAGGCTGCCTGCGCTACCAGACCCTGGTACTGGCCGACCGCCTGGCCTGGGAGCTGCAACAGTACCCGGGGGTGCAGACCACCCTGTCGCTGACCAACGCGGTGCGCCAGATCACCGCCGGCACCTACGAGGGCAACCCCAAGCTCAACAGCATCCAGCGCAACCAGGACGTGCTCAACTACGCGGCGCAGCAGGCCTCGGTCAATGCCCCGGAGCTGTTCAACAACGATTGCTCGCTGATGCCGGTGATCGCCTACCTCAAGGACCACAAGGCCGACACCCTCAATGAAGTGGTGGCCATTGCCGAGCGCTTCGCCCAGGCCAACAGCAGCGACGACCGTCAATTCCTGCTGGCCGCCGGCAGCGCCGGTATCGAGGCCGCCACCAACATCGTGGTGCACGAGGCCAACCGCACCATGCTGTTGCTGGTGTACCTGGCCGTCACGGTGTTCTGCCTGATCACCTTCCGCAGCTGGCGCGCCACCCTGGTGGCGGTACTGCCACTGATGCTCACCTCGGTGCTGTGTGAAGCGCTGATGGTGATGATGGGCATCGGCGTGAAAGTCGCCACCTTGCCGGTGATCGCCCTGGGCGTGGGCATTGGCGTGGACTACGCCTTGTACCTGCTCAGTGTGCAGCTGCATTACCAGCGCAAGGGCATGTCGCTGTCCCAGGCCTATGAAAACGCCGTGGCCTTCACCGGCCGGGTCGTGGGCCTGGTCGGTATCACCCTGGCCGCCGGTGTGGTGGGCTGGGCCTGGTCGCCGATCAAGTTCCAGGCCGACATGGGCATCCTGCTGACCTTCATGTTCCTGTGGAACATGCTCGGCGCGCTGATCCTGATCCCGGCGCTGTCGTATTTCCTCTTGCCCGACCACAAGGCCCGGGCCACTGCCGCAAGCCCCGCACCTGCCAAGGGGCAGCCTCTAACCACTAAAGCAGTCGAGTGTTCGCAACATGTCTGA
- a CDS encoding acyl-CoA dehydrogenase C-terminal domain-containing protein gives MSDYRPPLRDMEFLFNEVFDIPSQWAQMPALAEQIDADTARAVLEQAGKVIAQVVAPLNRSGDEQGCRFDAGQVTTPDGFVQAYRTYAADGWVGVAGAPEFGGMGMPKVIGAQVEEMLNAANLSFALYPMLTAGACLSLLNHASEALKARYLPAMYEGRWTGSMCLTEPHAGTDLGLIRTRAEPQADGSYRVSGTKIFITGGEQDLSENIIHLVLAKLPDAPAGAKGISLFLVPKVMVGDDGALGEANAVSCGSIEHKMGIKASATCVMNFDGATGYLVGELNKGLNAMFTMMNYERLGVGIQGLALGERSYQNAIEYARERLQSRAPTGPQATEQAADPIIVHPDVRRMLLTMKALNEGGRAFSTYVAQQLDLAKYSEAAEARRQAEAQVALLTPVAKAFLTDMGLETTVHGQQVFGGHGYIREWGQEQLIRDCRITQIYEGTNGIQALDLMGRKLVADGGRTYALLSEQIKAYAAGLPASRAEFSAPLLAAVANLDELTAWVLDRAQGEPREIGAAAVEYLHVLGYTLYAWFWAQMADVALAKQEQGAYYQSKLGTARFYFARLLPRIHSLSASVKAGSHSLYLLDAEQL, from the coding sequence ATGTCTGATTACCGTCCACCTTTGCGCGACATGGAATTTCTGTTCAACGAAGTTTTCGACATCCCGTCCCAGTGGGCGCAGATGCCGGCCCTGGCCGAGCAGATAGATGCCGACACCGCCCGGGCGGTGCTGGAGCAGGCGGGCAAGGTCATTGCCCAGGTGGTGGCGCCGCTCAACCGCAGTGGCGATGAGCAGGGCTGCCGCTTCGACGCCGGGCAGGTGACTACCCCCGACGGTTTTGTCCAGGCCTACCGTACCTACGCCGCCGATGGCTGGGTGGGTGTGGCCGGCGCGCCGGAATTCGGCGGCATGGGCATGCCCAAGGTGATCGGCGCCCAGGTCGAAGAGATGCTCAACGCCGCGAACCTGTCGTTTGCCCTGTACCCGATGCTCACTGCGGGCGCCTGCCTGTCGCTGCTCAACCATGCCAGTGAAGCGCTCAAGGCCCGCTACCTGCCGGCCATGTACGAAGGGCGCTGGACCGGCTCCATGTGCCTGACCGAGCCACACGCCGGCACCGACCTGGGGCTGATCCGTACCCGCGCCGAACCCCAGGCCGATGGCAGCTACCGGGTCAGCGGCACGAAGATCTTCATCACCGGCGGCGAGCAGGACCTGAGCGAGAACATCATTCACCTGGTGCTGGCCAAGCTGCCCGATGCGCCCGCCGGGGCCAAGGGCATCTCACTGTTCCTGGTGCCCAAGGTGATGGTCGGCGACGACGGCGCGCTGGGCGAGGCCAACGCGGTGAGCTGCGGCTCCATCGAACACAAGATGGGCATCAAGGCCTCGGCCACCTGCGTGATGAACTTCGACGGCGCCACCGGCTACCTGGTCGGCGAGCTGAACAAGGGCCTCAACGCCATGTTCACCATGATGAACTACGAGCGCCTGGGCGTCGGCATCCAGGGCCTGGCCCTGGGCGAACGCTCGTACCAGAACGCCATCGAGTATGCCCGCGAGCGCCTGCAGAGCCGCGCGCCCACCGGCCCGCAAGCGACCGAGCAGGCGGCCGACCCGATCATCGTGCACCCGGACGTGCGCCGCATGCTGCTGACCATGAAGGCGCTGAACGAAGGCGGGCGAGCGTTTTCCACCTACGTGGCGCAGCAACTGGACCTGGCCAAGTACAGCGAAGCCGCCGAGGCGCGTCGCCAGGCCGAAGCCCAGGTGGCGTTGCTGACACCCGTGGCCAAGGCGTTCCTGACCGACATGGGCCTGGAAACCACCGTGCATGGCCAGCAGGTGTTCGGCGGCCACGGCTACATTCGCGAATGGGGCCAGGAGCAGTTGATCCGCGACTGCCGCATCACCCAGATCTACGAAGGCACCAACGGCATCCAGGCCCTGGACCTGATGGGGCGCAAGCTGGTGGCCGATGGCGGCCGAACCTATGCGCTGCTGTCCGAGCAGATCAAGGCTTACGCCGCCGGGCTGCCAGCGTCGCGTGCAGAGTTCAGCGCGCCGCTGCTGGCCGCCGTGGCCAACCTGGACGAATTGACCGCCTGGGTGCTTGACCGCGCTCAGGGCGAGCCGAGGGAAATCGGCGCGGCGGCCGTCGAGTACCTGCACGTGCTGGGCTACACCCTGTATGCCTGGTTCTGGGCACAAATGGCCGACGTGGCCCTGGCCAAGCAGGAGCAGGGCGCCTACTACCAGAGCAAGCTGGGCACCGCGCGCTTCTACTTTGCCCGTCTGTTGCCGCGCATCCACTCCCTGAGCGCCAGCGTCAAGGCCGGCAGCCACAGCCTGTACCTGCTCGACGCCGAGCAACTGTGA